Below is a genomic region from Spirosoma radiotolerans.
GGCCAATGTTAAGCTTACCGTCGACCGATGTATAGATACCTGCCTTATAGGCAGCTACCGTTGCTGGACGAGATCCGGGTTTACCTTCGGCAAAGGAAGCAACTGAGGAAAGAACACCTAGTGAAAGGGCAACTACGAATGTTTTAACGAGCGTTTTCATGTTTGTATAGTTTTATCTTTTGGAGTAAATGCTGGTCGGGTCATTCCCGATTGGTGAAACAAAGATATGGGCCACAGACAGTACTATGCATTGCAAACTACTGGAACGGTTCTTAGACAGGATGAATGGATGAAAGCTTGGCCGACTGAGCAAACGGCGCGGATAGCTTTAGTTAAACTTCCGTTAAAAGTGAGCCAGTTATGGCTCGTCGGTGTTAAATAGGGACTGTAAAGCCATTATCTATTCTAAATGGACCTTATGGAAACGACCGAGACCGCCCTTCAGCTAGTGCCATTTCGTGGCAAATGGGACGACGAAGACGTAAAGCATTTGCTGAAGCGTACAACGTTTGGGGCCAGGCCCCAGGATGTTGCTCATCTGCGTACGCTCTCCATCCGCAAAGCCCTCAACGAACTGCTGACGGACGAACCGGCTCCTCCCCCACCCGTCAACAACTACAACGACGAGAAATATACCGACGACGAGATTCAGCCCGGCGAAACCTGGACAACATCCATCAATTACGACGGCATGAACAACGGTCGGCGCCGAAACTCGTTCAAAGCCTGGTGGCTGGGCTTAATGCTGAACCAGAATCGGAGCCTGCGCGAGAAAATGGTGGTTTTCTGGCATAACCATTTCGTTACCGAGACCAACATGGTTGACAATGCGCTGATGTGTTACCGCCATAATGCGCTGCTGCGGCAACATGCGCTGGGAAATTTTAAGGAACTGGTGAAAGCCGTTACCAAAGACCCGGCCATGCTCAAATACCTGAACGGTACGGCCAGCAACAAAAAAGCCCCCGACGAAAACTACGGCCGCGAATTGCAGGAATTATTTACCGTAGGCAAAGGCCCCGGCTCGCACTACACCGAAGTCGATGTAAAAGAAGCGGCCAAAGTGCTGACGGGCTTCCGGAATGATACCATCACGTATGTGAGCCTCTTCGATCCGGGTCGGCATGACAGCAGCGACAAAACCTTTTCAGACTTCTACGGGAATACCATCATAAAAGGACGGCGCGGACCAGAAGGCGAACAGGAATTAGATGATCTGCTCACGATGATTTTTGCCCAGGACGAGGTGGCGCGGTTCATCTGCCGAAAACTCTACCGTTTTTTTGTCTACCACCAGATCGACGCCGACACCGAAGTTAGCGTCATTACGCCCTTGGCGGCTGTTTTCCGGGCCAATAAATACGAGATCAAACCGGTGTTGCGCGAGCTATTCGGAAGCCGCCATTTTTTTGAAGCCAATAATCGCGGGGCAATCATCAAAAGTCCGCTGGATTATACCGTAGGCCTTTGTCGGGAGTTTGGCATCGCGTTTCCCGATGCCACAAACTACGCGGATCAATATGGGCTTTGGCTGGCGGTTCAAAATCAAGCCTCGGCCATGCAGCAAAACATCGGTGATCCGCCAAACGTGGCCGGTTGGCCAGCTTATTATCAGGAACCCATGTTCGACAAGATCTGGGTCAACTCTGATACGTTACCCAAGCGCAACGTGTTTTCGGATGGCATGACAACCGGCAGCATTGGCCGTAATGGCAAAAAGCTACTCATTGATGTTATTGCCTTCACCCAAACGCTGCCCAATCCCGCCGACCCGGTCGCCCTGATCGATGATGCCGTTCGGCGATTGTATATGCTGGAACTGCCGGATAAAGACAAAGAGTACATTAAAACCAGCATTTTGCTCTCGGGTCTACAGGATATGAAGTCGGACCATTACTGGACGCAGTCCTGGCAAAACATAACCGCCAAGCCCGACGACACGGTCAACAAAACCAACGTGACCCGAAAACTGAAGAGTTTGTATAAGTACCTCATGAACTTACCTCAGTATCAACTCACTTAATGGCGAAAGAGTGAATGAGTACAAGAGCGAATTTCGCTGATAGCAGTTTTCACTCTTTCGCTCATTCATTCTTTCGCTCTTTTTCTTATGCAACGTCGAGACTTCCTGAAAAATACGGCTATTGCCGGGGTTGTGCTACCCCAATTTTTAAGCGGATTTTCCGTAAAAGCCATGGCGCAAACGTCGTTGATACCAGCCAGCGGCCATGATCTGACAAATGACCGGGTGCTGGTTCTGATCCAGTTGAACGGCGGGAACGACGGCCTGAATACCGTTATTCCAATCGATCAATACGGTGCCTATCAGGCCGCGCGATCCAACATTGCGCTACCGCAGAACAAAATCCTGAAACTAACCGGTGCCGACGCAACGGGGCTGCACCCGGCTTTGGCGGGCATTCAGCAGTTGATCAATGAGGGCAAGGCAGGCATTGTGCAGGCGGTAAGTTACCCGAAGCCAAATTTCTCGCATTTCCGGGCCACCGACATCTGGATGACGGGTTCTGACGCCGATAAGATACTGCCGACGGGCTGGGCAGGGCGTTACCTGAACGACATATTTCCAGGATTTCCCGATAAATACCCTAATGAAACCATGCCTGATCCGCTGGCCATTCAGGTCGGGTCGGTGGTGGCGTCGGCTTTTCAGGGACCGTCGTTTACCATGGGGCTGGCGATTAGTAACCCAGGCAATTTTTACAACCTGATCGAAGATAAGACCGATACTACCAGCAACACGCGCTGGGGCGAACAGCTGGCTTACCTCGAAAAAGTATCCCGGAAAACCGACCAGTATGCGGGCGTCATCAGGAAAGCTGCCCTGAGCGTTACGAAGCAATCCGACAAGTATCCGGCAGCGGGCAAAAACGCTCTGGCCGATCAGCTAAAAATTGTTGCCCGGCTCGTGGCGGGTGGCCTTCGGACAAAAGTATACCTGGTGAGTACCGGCAGTTTCGACACGCACGCCAGGCAGGCCGAACCCGACGACACCACAACGGGCGTCCATGCTCAATTGCTGGGTCGGGTGGCAGAGGCCGTTAGCGCGTTTATGGACGATCTGAAGGGGCTTAATGTAGCCGATCGGGTGATGGGCATGACTTTCTCCGAGTTTGGTCGACGGATAAAATCCAACGCCAGCGGTGGTACAGATCATGGCGCAGCCGCCCCGGTTTTCTACTTTGGAAATGCCGTTAAAGCGGGCATTATCGGCACCAATCCGCAGCTACCCGCCAATGCTACCGTAAACGACAACATTGCCATGCAGCACGACTTCCGGTCGGTCTACGCTACCGTTCTACAGCAGTGGCTCAATTTGCCGCCCGACGATGTGCAGAAGGTATTAATGGGACAGTTTCCGTTATTGCCGATGGTATAGTGCGGACAAGATGTCCGCCTTACACGATCAGCGCGTCAGCAGGCCAGCATCCAGTACAAACTGCGAACCGGTCACATACCGGGACTTATCCGACACCAGAAACAGCACCATCGCCGAAACGTCTTCCGGTTCTACCCAGGGTACAGGCAGCAAGTTTCCCGCCGAGCGTTCGGCGATTTCCTGCGTGGTAGTGCCTTCCAGTTCAGCCAGTCCATCGTTCATCGGCGTATTAACGCCCGTCGGGTGAATCGAGTTGACCCGGATATTATGCGGAGCCAGTTCAATGGCCCATGACTTCGTCAGGCCGACCAGCCCCCACTTCGACGCGGCATAATGGCTCAGTCGGTTCATGCCGCGAAGCCCGGCAATGGATGAATTGTTGATGATCACGCCCGATTTCTGCTCCATCATGACTGGAATTATGCGCCGGGCTACCAGCCAAGCACCCTTCAAATTAATGTCGATCATGGCATCCCACTCGTCTTCGGGCAATTCATGAACGAGTCCATAGGCACAGATACCGGCATTATTGAACAGTATATCGATACGGCCAAAACGCGTCATAGCCGCATCGACGGCCTGTTTGATATCGGCATCGCGCCGGACATCGCCCTGGGCTGCCACACAGGACACTCCAAGGGCTTCCACCTCACGGATCAACGAGTCGAGCTCACTTTCGGAGCCGAGCGCATAACCGGGATAGGCCAGCGGTTTGGCCAGATCGAAGGCTACGATGTGAGCACCTTCCCGGGCTAACGCCAGAGCCACCGCCCGCCCCTGCCCATGAGCAGCTCCGGTAATAAACGCGACTTCACCTTGTAATTCGGCCATTGGCTAGGGTTGAGTTTTGTTGGTTAAAGGCAGATACGGGTACAGATACTCATCAATGTTGACGTCGAGCACGTTGTTGAACACATTGGTCGCAATCATCTGGCCCGCAAATGCCACCAGCACCACAATCTGCTGATCCGTGTAACGCTCCGCAATGGGGGCATACAGTTCATCCGAAACCTCACCTTTATGCTGCGCAATGGCACTGCCGAAATCAATAAGTGCCTGTTCGGAATCCGTTAGGTGAAGATCTTCGGGACGTTCGCCATTGTCGATGATGATTCGCCGGAAAAAGGTCGTGCACAACGGGCAGTTCGACCCTTCCGAAATAGCGTGCGCAAATAGATACGCCTGCCGGTTTCCCACAATTTTCTTGACCTCTTCGTACAACGGGTACCATTGCATATACACCTGAAAGGCCAGCAGTGAGCGGCCCAGCGTGGCTTTCATATTGGTGATCCGGCTACCCGGATAATCCGTCACGTGGGCCTCAAAAGCCGCGTCAATAGCAGGGGTCACTTCGGTAGCTGACAGGGGCGTAATACGAGGCATAGCTGGGTGAGTTAGAAAAGAGTTTGTGGTTTGTCGTCCCCGTTCAGAGGCAGGTCAACACATTCACTGCTTCCACGGTCCGTGTCCTCACGGACCGTGGAAGAGGCTCTGCTGGCCTAAATCTATATAAGAGTCCTTACAACTTACTTAACCGATCGGCAGCTTCCTGCAAGACGGCGTCCTCTTTGGCAAAACAGAAACGCAGGATTTTGTAGTCGTTTTTCTGGTGATAAAACACAGAAACAGGAATGGCCGCAACCCCGATCTCATTGGTAAGCCGTATGGCCAGGTCGTAATCGGGTTCGTTGGTGATAGCTGCATACGAAACGGTCTGAAAAAAACTTCCTTCCGCTGGTTTGATCGTAAATCGTGAACTCCGCAACCCATCCAGAAACAAATCGCGCTTACGCTGGTAAAAAGCAGACAGTTGCTGGTAAGGCTCCGGTTGTTTCAGGTAATCGGCCAGCGCGTACTGAATTGGGGTAACGGTACTAAAGGTCAGGTACTGGTGAATTTTACGAAACTCAACGCTGAGACTTTTCGGGGCCAGACAATACCCGATTTTCCAGCCGGTAATGTGATACGTTTTTCCAAATGATCCCACCACAAACGTGCGCTCCTGCAACACCGGATGCGTCATAAGGGAGTGGTGGGTCCGGCCATCGAACAGGATGTGTTCGTATACTTCATCGCTCACAATCCAGATGTTGCGGTCGTAGATCAACTCTGCCAGTTTATTCAGGTCATCGGTGGTCCAGACGTGGCCCGTTGGATTGTGGGGTGTATTGACTAAAATCAGCCTTGTCTTGTCCGTAATTTTCTCACGAACGGCCTGCCAGTCAATGCTGTAGTCCGGTGGGGTTAGCGTCACATAAACAGGAATGCCGCCATTGAGTTCGATGGCGGGCACATAACTGTCATAAGCGGGTTCAATGACCAGCACTTCGTCGCCGGGCCGCACGACTGCCGTAACAGCGGCAAAAATTGCTTCCGTTGCGCCCGACGTAACCGTCACTTCCGTATCCGGGTCGTAGGCTACGCCATACTGCTCAAACGTTTTCTGAGCCAGGGCTTCGCGCAGGACTGGCACGCCAGTCATCGGCGCATACTGGTTAAAGCCTTTCCGCATGTAGTGCTCAACCAGCGACACCAGTTCGGGCGCGCAGTCGAAGCCAGGAAATCCCTGCGATAAATTGATAGCGCCCGTTTCGGTTGCCAGTTTAGACATGACGGTAAAAATCGTCGTGCCTACGTTTGGTAGTTTGGAGGCAAGTCCGGCTCCTATCCTTTCTATTTTTTGTATACTCATTCTCACCTGATTTACATGGCTTTCCCAGCGTCCCGATCAATGATCCCCATAACGCTTTTCGCCAGCGGTTACAGCCAGCGCCAGCTTGTTTTGTTTAGGCGGTATGGGGCAGGTAGCGTAGGGTGTAAACGCGCAGGGCGGGTTAATGGCCTGGTTAAAATCAAGCGTTACCCATTCTTTCTCCGATGGTGAATTCCCGTTTCCGGCAGCAATTGGTTTATCGGCATACAGAAACCGGCCTGAACCGTAGGTTTCGTGCGCATTTGTGTTATCTCCGAACAGAATAAACAATTTTTCTCCTTCGCCAACGGCATCCAGCCGGTAGGTTTTGCCCGCCCGCTCAAACACCAGCGTACCTGCCAGTGGCTGTTGCGATACGATGCCTAATACGTCGATGATCGGAATGGTTTTTGGTGAAGCGGGTGCTTCGAAACGCGCCTTCACCCGCCAGCTTTCATCAACGGGGTAGCGGTCAATAGACTGAAATTCTTTCAGATAAGGGCTTTCCAGGTCGCGTAATCGAACGCCATATTTATCGCCCCGCTTAATAATGAACCACCGCAGCGAGCCATTAGCCAATACCGTTGGTTTCGTATTGGATGCAAAAATGACGAGTGGTTCGGTGACCGCCTTCCCATCGACCAGCACGGTTTTGTCTGCATTCGGGGCAAAGCGTACCTCGCCTTTTTCGAGGTAAAGTGTACCTAAATCGACGGAAGCATTGGCAGCCGGAAAAGCCAAATCGAAGTCAGATCCACGGCCGAGTGAGTTCTTACCCTCGGTCAGCCAGAACAATCCGGCAAGGTTCAGCCAGCCCGTTTCGCTTTTGAGGGAACTCACCCGATGCTGATGCCACTCATCAATTTGTGCCTTATACGATGGTTCGTCGGCGTGTTTCCACCCCACAGACGCGGCCATTGCCAGAAACCATACGCCGAAAAAACAGCGTGAGTAGCCATTCAGCGGTCTCGATACCTGCTTAATACGTTGCATGATGAACAGGATTAAGGTTGTCAATAACGGAAGAAATCGCTTCCGAGTCGAGGGTACGGTCAAAGTTTTCGTCCAGAAAATGGTAAGCAATCCGCCGATCCTGGCCAATGACATATAAAGCAGGTGTGAAGGCTTCTTCCGAAATACCCGACACGCGCTCCCAAACCGGATAATCTTCACTATAAACCCCAAACCGCTGCGCCACGCTCGATTCGGCATCGTAGGCTACCCGAAAGTCCAGGCTACCCACCTGCCGCGCCAGAATGCTGGGCGATTCATTGGAAAACACAACTAACTCCGCATCGACCGCCAGTAATGACTGGTTGAGCCGGATGAGCGATTCCAGATAAGGCCGCGCGTAGCGTCCCCAACAAGGGCAGTAGAAACTGACCACCAACGGCCGTTCATTGACCAGATCGAGCAGCGACGTTTCGCCACCCGATAGTTTCTGACCAAAAACCGATGCCCGCCAATCGTTCGGCGCGCCAGACAGACTAAAAAACGGAGCCAGATCGCCCGTTTTTAATGGATTGGTCGGAACCGTTTTCGAGCGCTGCTGTGCGTTCACTGTACGAATATCACCCAGTTCATTTTGAAATTCGAGCGTCATAGTTATACGTGTTTACTGGATTTTAGTTTTATACTACCCTATTCTGTTTTCGAGAATGGGTAAGCTTAGTGTACGCCATACACCAACTGGAAATAGCGCTTTTGAACGAGGGAAAAGTACGCCCAGATCGACAAGCTGCCGATGTAGGCCAGGACAATCAGCATGGGATTTCCCAAGGTCACATACAGCGCTATCCACAGCACCGCCAGCCGGCCAATTTCCAGGTACAGCACCCAGCGACGTTGCTCAAGCAACGCACCGCAGTTGATCACCGTCAGCAGTATAAATAAGCTGGTCAGTAGTTGAAGCGAAGCCGGTACGGAACGTTCAATCAGCAGAAAGACAAATAAAATGGCCAGCGTACCGGCCAACTGCCCACCCACATAGCCTCGAAACCGCCAGTTGCTGTTATGAACCGTCGAGCGGCCCGCAGCGTCGGCCGACAGGAACTGGCATTCCAGTCGGTCCCGAATAGCTGAATCAATAGAGTCGGGGCGATTAATTAACACCGCCAGTTTTGCCCGCCGGCTGGGTGCCCGTCGAACGGCAACGAACACTTCGAGCAAGCCATGAAAATGCTGCCACAGAAAACTGTGACTGTCCAGTGGTTTGGTCAGCCCGTAGACAGGCTCCTCCTGTTCTTCGGCAAACGTACCGAACAGTTTGTCCCAGATAATGAACATGTCGCCGTAGTTCTTGTCGAGGTATTGTGGGTTGCTGGCGTGGTGTACTCGGTGGTGAGACGGTGTTACAAGAATATATTCGAGCCACCCTAACTTGCCAATGGTGCGGGTATGAATAAAAAATGGATACAGTCCGTGAATCAGCAAGACACCCGTGATCATTTCGGCCGGAAATCCCACAATGGGCAGGATAGCCCAGAAGCCCGTGCGCACAACCGCCTGGAATACCGTAATACGAGCCGAAACGGTATAGTTGAAATCGTCGCTTTGGTGATGCACCACATGCACGGCCCAGAATACATTGATTTCGTGAGCCAGCCGATGATACCAGTACCAGACAAAGTCCGTAGCGATCAGCAACGCCAGCCAGCCCCAAACTGTAGCCTTAATATCGAGCAGGGCATAATGGCGATGCAGGTACTCGTAAAAAAAGAAGAACGCACCGGTGGTAAACGTATCCAGCAACCGCTCGGCAATGCCGACGTTAAGATTAGCCACCGAGTTGTTGAACCGAAAGTAGGATCTATTCTGCCGTTTCGCCACCAGGTATTCCAGTCCCATAAAGAAGAGAAACAGCGGAACCGCGAGAGCCAGCCAGTTATAGTGCATACGTCAATGCATTGTAGAGACGCAACACCTTGCGTCTTCTGTCCTAGTAAACTGCTTACCGAAGAATCTTAGCCCCTAACCGATGATAAAATGGCGTTTTGCTGGCCGCATTTTTGGGCTGATAGTCACCCGTAACTAGCGGAATGTACATGACCCGACGGCGGCTCTCGGCCCCAATATTAGGCGACTGCTCTACCCGATGCCACAAGCTGCCGTTGTGAATGGTCAGGTCGCCAGCTTCGATATCGAACCCTACTTCGCGGGGATCGGGGCGGTGATCTATAAACTGACGTTTACGGAACAGCGTTAGCAACGTGTTTTGTTTGTGGGTACCCGGCAAGACGCGCAATCCTCCATTGCTCATCGGGCAGTCGTCGAGGTGAAGTCCCACGTTCAGCATAGGCCGGATTCGCTGTCCAAGAAACAAATCGCGCGGGCTATCTGTATGCCAGCCCATACGCGAGAAGTTGCTCTCAGGCGTGCGAACATAATGGTTTACCACCAGGCCATCCTTTTCTTCTTCGCCAATACGGCCACTATAGGGCTGCAGAAGACTGGTAAGGCCTTTCAGACGCTCATCCTGTAAAAACTCGTGTAGTACAGGACTAAAGAGAGATGTAAACGCAAATCGCTGAACAATACGCTGCCCGTTTTCATCACGACCGTACTTAATGGGAATACCATTGATTTTGTCAACGTCTTCGGCAATCCAGTCCGCTTCAACGCGCTGTAATTCATGGAGAAAAACCTGCACGGTATCACGGCTGACGAAGTTTCTAATGTGTAGAAACCCATTTTTTTCAAAGAAAGCGATTTCCTCTGCGCTTAGTATTTGTGCAGGAAGAACAGAAGCCAAATTACCAGATAATGCTACCATAGAGTTGAACGTTAGTGTCGTTTGAACTGATTTATTCTTATTTTCTATTTACTATACAGAATAAGTATAGTATTACTGCTAATAAAAAAGGCAACTAATTATTTGCCACAAAAAGGAGGAATTTACCGGGAGCCTATTCGGGCTCAGACAGGCTAGAAAGACTAATTTAACAACAACGCATACCCATCATCATAGTGAGATGATTGGTTACCAGATGGGTCACTGAGCACAAATAGGCTGGTTGTTGGTCAAATTTCATAAGCTAATGGACTATATAAGGCAATAGTCGCTTAGTTTGATAGGCAAAGGTGAATAATGATTTTTCTTTTTCCAAATTTTTATTGAGTGTTCTCAAAACTCATCCTATTGACTCCTAAAATTAAAGTAGATACAGCAAATAATACCCTTTAGACTTCTGTAATAAAAAAAAGATTATTTTGCACTTATTTGAACACATGAATCTAAAACCAACTTGCTACTTTTATGAAACATAATTTACAGACAAGGATTAGCGCCTGTCTAGCATACATCTGGATCTCATTCCTGATCAGTCAGGCAGCCTTTGCGCAAGATCACCGGCTTACGGGCCGGGTATTATCCGGAAAAGACCAGCAACCCATACCAGGCGTTAACATCTTAGTAAGAAATACTCAATTAGGTACGACGACAGATGGCAATGGCAATTTTACACTGAACGTTCCTGCCAAGGCTACGCTCGTTTTCAGCGCCATTGGGTATGCCGGAAATACCGTTGAAGTAAGCAATCAGACCCAGTTGACCGTTACACTTCAGGAAGCCGAGCAAAGCCTGGGCGAGGTCGTTGTGACAGCTTTGGGTATCAGGAAAGAAGCAAAACGCCTTGGCTACGCTACAGCCACTGTCAACCCTGAACAGGTAACCACAAACCGGTCCGTTAACTTTATAAATGCCCTGCAGGGTAAAATTGCCGGGGTAAACATTTCCAGCCTTGGTACGGGTGCTGCCGGTACGAGTAAAATTCGTATCCGGGGTCAGTCATCTTTCTCAGGACAGAACTCGCCCCTCATCGTTATTAATGGTGTGCCGGTCGATAACACCAACTTCGGCCAGAACAATGGCAACAACGGCAGCGACAATTCCATTGGTAACCGTGACCGGAACTACTCCGATGGTGGCGACGGGCTATCGTCCATCAACCCGGACGATATCGAAGGCATGACCGTTTTGAAAGGCGGTACGGCGGCAGCTTTATATGGCTCACGGGCAAAAGACGGCGCTATTCTGATTACTACCAAAACGAAAGGGACAGGTCAGGGAATTGGTGTAACCTACAACATGAACTACACCAGCGACCATCCGTTGGACTACACCGACTATCAGTATGAATACGGTCAGGGCGAATATGGTGTTCGGCCAACGGCCCCCAACCCAACCTCGGGCGTCTGGAGCTTCGGTGAGAAATTTGCCGGGCAAACACAGGTGCTGTTTGGTGGCATAACGCTGCCTTACGCACCGGTTCGGAATCGGATCAATGCCTTCTACCGGGATGGGTCAACGATGACCAACTCCGTTGCCGTTTCGTCGGGTAGCGACAAGGGGGGCTTCAACCTCTCCGTTTCTAACCTGGATAACAAGGGCATTACCCGCAACAACACCTTCAACCGGAAAACCATCAACCTGGGTTTCAGCTACAACCTGTCGACGAGACTGACGGTCACGGGTACGATGAACTACTCGAACGAGTACAACAAGAACCCGCCCCAGATTGCTCAGCAGGACAACAGTACGCCTACCGTACTTTACACGCTGGCCAACTCCATGCCGCTCGACGTGCTGGAAGCCAACCAGATCAATCCGGCTACCGGCAACGAGTTTATTTATTCGCGGTTTATGAACCGGACAAACCCCTACTTTGTGCTCAACAACAAGTTTGAGAACATCCGCCGGGATCGTCTGTTCGGTAATATTTCAGCCCGCTACAACGTGACCGACTGGCTCTATATTCAGGGCCGGGTCGGGCAGGATTACTGGTCACGCGACCAGGATTATAACTTCCCCACGGGGCAGGCTTCCCTGGCGGCCGCTCCAGCCGGTTTTGTGAATGGGGCTTATGTGCAGGAAGCCCGCCGATTCCGCGAAGTCAATACCGACTTCCTGATTGGGGCTAACCACAAGTTTGGTGTTCTGGGCATCGACCTAACGCTGGGCGGGAACCAGCTCTATCGCCGGTCTGATCTGAACAGCGTTCTGGCTACTGATTTCGTTGTCCGGGGGCTTTATACACCACAGAATGGCCGGGTAAAAGACCCGCAGTACAGTTTGAGCGAACGCAAAGTAAACTCGCTCTATGCAGCCGCTGAATTTTCGTTTAAAGATGTTCTCTTCCTGAACGGAACCGTTCGGAACGATTGGTTCTCGACGCTATCTCCGGCAAACCGCAGTATCCTATATCCATCTGTAACGGGTAGTTTCGTCTTTTCGCAGGCCTTCAATAACTTACCCACCTGGCTGAATTTTGGTAAATTACGGGCCGCTTATGCAGAAGTGGGCAGCGACGGCGATGTAGGGCCGTATTCGAATAATCTGTTCTACGCGGTCAATGCCAATCTCTTCCCGAATCCTGCCGGTAATGGCCAGCCCCTGGGCTATATTACGTCCAATACGGTTCCCAGTACTACACTCAAACCCAGTCGTGTCGCTGAAACCGAATTAGGGCTGGAATTGAAGATGTTTAACAACCGGGTGGGCCTGGATGTGGCGGTTTACAACAAGATTACCAGCGACCAGATTGTTGCCAAGCAATCGTCTGATGCGTCTGGCTATACAAGTTCGCTCATCAACAGTGGCCAAAGCCGCAATCAGGGCATTGAAGTATTGCTGAACCTGGCGCCCGTGCGGACCAAGGATTTCTCGTGGGATATTACGCTGAATGGTTCGTACAATCAGACCAAACTGCTCCGGTTATTGACTGATGACGACGGGACACCGGGCAAAGACTATAACAACGATAAATTGCCCGAGCAAATCGTAGTCGGTACAGGCATTTACGTAGGTGAACTGCGCCAGGTAGTCGGCCAGCAGCTGGGCCAATTGTATACGTACGGCTATAAACGCAATGAGCAGGGGCAACTTATTAATGGAAGTGATGGTCTTCCTGTACGAACAGATTCGCCTATCTCGTTCGGTTCAGCCCTGCCCCGTTATGTAGGCGGCATTACCAACAGCTTCAATTATAAAGGCATAAGTTTATCCTTCCTGATTGACTTTAAACTGGGTGGAAAAATGATTTCAGGTACTAACCTGAATGCTTTCCGGCATGGCTTGCAAAAAGAAACGCTAGTTGGTCGTGGCGATGCGGATAACAAAATGGTAGGG
It encodes:
- a CDS encoding DUF1800 domain-containing protein — translated: METTETALQLVPFRGKWDDEDVKHLLKRTTFGARPQDVAHLRTLSIRKALNELLTDEPAPPPPVNNYNDEKYTDDEIQPGETWTTSINYDGMNNGRRRNSFKAWWLGLMLNQNRSLREKMVVFWHNHFVTETNMVDNALMCYRHNALLRQHALGNFKELVKAVTKDPAMLKYLNGTASNKKAPDENYGRELQELFTVGKGPGSHYTEVDVKEAAKVLTGFRNDTITYVSLFDPGRHDSSDKTFSDFYGNTIIKGRRGPEGEQELDDLLTMIFAQDEVARFICRKLYRFFVYHQIDADTEVSVITPLAAVFRANKYEIKPVLRELFGSRHFFEANNRGAIIKSPLDYTVGLCREFGIAFPDATNYADQYGLWLAVQNQASAMQQNIGDPPNVAGWPAYYQEPMFDKIWVNSDTLPKRNVFSDGMTTGSIGRNGKKLLIDVIAFTQTLPNPADPVALIDDAVRRLYMLELPDKDKEYIKTSILLSGLQDMKSDHYWTQSWQNITAKPDDTVNKTNVTRKLKSLYKYLMNLPQYQLT
- a CDS encoding DUF1501 domain-containing protein; the protein is MQRRDFLKNTAIAGVVLPQFLSGFSVKAMAQTSLIPASGHDLTNDRVLVLIQLNGGNDGLNTVIPIDQYGAYQAARSNIALPQNKILKLTGADATGLHPALAGIQQLINEGKAGIVQAVSYPKPNFSHFRATDIWMTGSDADKILPTGWAGRYLNDIFPGFPDKYPNETMPDPLAIQVGSVVASAFQGPSFTMGLAISNPGNFYNLIEDKTDTTSNTRWGEQLAYLEKVSRKTDQYAGVIRKAALSVTKQSDKYPAAGKNALADQLKIVARLVAGGLRTKVYLVSTGSFDTHARQAEPDDTTTGVHAQLLGRVAEAVSAFMDDLKGLNVADRVMGMTFSEFGRRIKSNASGGTDHGAAAPVFYFGNAVKAGIIGTNPQLPANATVNDNIAMQHDFRSVYATVLQQWLNLPPDDVQKVLMGQFPLLPMV
- a CDS encoding mycofactocin-coupled SDR family oxidoreductase; protein product: MAELQGEVAFITGAAHGQGRAVALALAREGAHIVAFDLAKPLAYPGYALGSESELDSLIREVEALGVSCVAAQGDVRRDADIKQAVDAAMTRFGRIDILFNNAGICAYGLVHELPEDEWDAMIDINLKGAWLVARRIIPVMMEQKSGVIINNSSIAGLRGMNRLSHYAASKWGLVGLTKSWAIELAPHNIRVNSIHPTGVNTPMNDGLAELEGTTTQEIAERSAGNLLPVPWVEPEDVSAMVLFLVSDKSRYVTGSQFVLDAGLLTR
- a CDS encoding carboxymuconolactone decarboxylase family protein gives rise to the protein MPRITPLSATEVTPAIDAAFEAHVTDYPGSRITNMKATLGRSLLAFQVYMQWYPLYEEVKKIVGNRQAYLFAHAISEGSNCPLCTTFFRRIIIDNGERPEDLHLTDSEQALIDFGSAIAQHKGEVSDELYAPIAERYTDQQIVVLVAFAGQMIATNVFNNVLDVNIDEYLYPYLPLTNKTQP
- a CDS encoding methionine aminotransferase, with protein sequence MSKLATETGAINLSQGFPGFDCAPELVSLVEHYMRKGFNQYAPMTGVPVLREALAQKTFEQYGVAYDPDTEVTVTSGATEAIFAAVTAVVRPGDEVLVIEPAYDSYVPAIELNGGIPVYVTLTPPDYSIDWQAVREKITDKTRLILVNTPHNPTGHVWTTDDLNKLAELIYDRNIWIVSDEVYEHILFDGRTHHSLMTHPVLQERTFVVGSFGKTYHITGWKIGYCLAPKSLSVEFRKIHQYLTFSTVTPIQYALADYLKQPEPYQQLSAFYQRKRDLFLDGLRSSRFTIKPAEGSFFQTVSYAAITNEPDYDLAIRLTNEIGVAAIPVSVFYHQKNDYKILRFCFAKEDAVLQEAADRLSKL
- a CDS encoding DUF1684 domain-containing protein, encoding MQRIKQVSRPLNGYSRCFFGVWFLAMAASVGWKHADEPSYKAQIDEWHQHRVSSLKSETGWLNLAGLFWLTEGKNSLGRGSDFDLAFPAANASVDLGTLYLEKGEVRFAPNADKTVLVDGKAVTEPLVIFASNTKPTVLANGSLRWFIIKRGDKYGVRLRDLESPYLKEFQSIDRYPVDESWRVKARFEAPASPKTIPIIDVLGIVSQQPLAGTLVFERAGKTYRLDAVGEGEKLFILFGDNTNAHETYGSGRFLYADKPIAAGNGNSPSEKEWVTLDFNQAINPPCAFTPYATCPIPPKQNKLALAVTAGEKRYGDH
- a CDS encoding redoxin domain-containing protein gives rise to the protein MTLEFQNELGDIRTVNAQQRSKTVPTNPLKTGDLAPFFSLSGAPNDWRASVFGQKLSGGETSLLDLVNERPLVVSFYCPCWGRYARPYLESLIRLNQSLLAVDAELVVFSNESPSILARQVGSLDFRVAYDAESSVAQRFGVYSEDYPVWERVSGISEEAFTPALYVIGQDRRIAYHFLDENFDRTLDSEAISSVIDNLNPVHHATY